One window of Oryza brachyantha chromosome 12, ObraRS2, whole genome shotgun sequence genomic DNA carries:
- the LOC102707834 gene encoding uncharacterized protein LOC102707834 isoform X2 gives MATVVRACMPLPTPPVPVASSSAAPSTDAQRRSPGARVLVLGGTGRAGGSTATALSKLRPDLSILIAGRNREKGQSLASKLGHQSEFVQVDIRNTSMLEEALNDVDLVVHAAGPFQRENECTVLQSAIATKTAYIDICDDTDYSWRAKSFHEQAKACGVPAITAAGIYPGVSNVMAAELVHAARSEDAGEPERLRFFYYTAGSGGADPTILTTSFLLLAEDVIAYNKGEEIKLKPYSGALSIDFGKGVRKKDVYLLNLPEVKSAYKVLGVPTVSARFGTAPFFWNWGMQAFANFLPAEFLRDKNKVLKLVKFLYPFVRAIDGIAGECVSMRVDLDCSNGRSTIGLFSHKKYSVKKNGFPDRWAMQQRHLF, from the exons ATGGCCACCGTGGTGAGGGCATGCATGCCGCTCCCCACCCCACCGGTCCCCGTCGCTTCCTCATCTGCCGCTCCCTCCACGGACGCGCAGCGGAGGTCCCCCGGCGCCCGCGTGCTCGTGCTCGGCGGCACTGGCCGCGCCGGGGgatccaccgccaccgcgctcTCCAAGCTCCGCCCCGACCTCAGCATCCTCATCGCCGGCAGGAACCG GGAGAAAGGTCAGTCTTTGGCTTCTAAACTTGGACACCAATCTGAGTTTGTCCAAGTTGATATTCGCAATACAAGCATGTTGGAGGAAGCACTAAATG ATGTGGATTTAGTTGTTCATGCTGCTGGACCTTTCCAAAGGGAGAATGAGTGCACTGTATTGCAGTCAGCAATAGCAACCAAG ACGgcatatattgatatttgtGATGACACGGACTATTCATGGAGAGCAAAAAGTTTTCATGAACAAGCAAAAGCTTGTGGTGTCCCAGCTATTACAGCTGCAGGCATCTATCCTGGAGTGAGCAATG TGATGGCTGCTGAGCTTGTCCATGCTGCCAGGAGTGAAGATGCTGGTGAACCTGAAAGACTAAG ATTCTTTTATTATACTGCAGGCTCTGGTGGTGCTGACCCAACAATATTGACAACGAGTTTTCTGCTTCTTGCGGAGGATGTAATCGCATATAACAAAG GGgaagaaataaaattgaaGCCCTACAGTGGAGCTCTCAGCATTGATTTTGGAAAAGGGGTCAGGAAGAAAGATGTTTACTTGCT GAATTTGCCAGAAGTGAAAAGTGCTTATAAGGTTTTAGGTGTCCCTACTGTCAGCGCTCGCTTTGGTACTGCTCCTTTCTTCTGGAATTGGGGAATGCAGGCCTTCGCAAACTTTTTACCTGCT GAGTTTTTGAGGGACAAAAACAAGGTCCTAAAATTGGTCAAATTTCTTTATCCGTTTGTTAGAGCTATCGATGGCATTGCAGGAGAGTGTGTTTCCATGAGA GTAGACTTAGATTGTTCAAATGGACGGAGTACTATCGGATTATTCTCTCATAAAAAGTATTCTGT aaaaaaaaatggatttccAGATCGATGGGCTATGCAACAGCGGCATTTGTTCTAG
- the LOC102707834 gene encoding uncharacterized protein LOC102707834 isoform X1, with product MATVVRACMPLPTPPVPVASSSAAPSTDAQRRSPGARVLVLGGTGRAGGSTATALSKLRPDLSILIAGRNREKGQSLASKLGHQSEFVQVDIRNTSMLEEALNDVDLVVHAAGPFQRENECTVLQSAIATKTAYIDICDDTDYSWRAKSFHEQAKACGVPAITAAGIYPGVSNVMAAELVHAARSEDAGEPERLRFFYYTAGSGGADPTILTTSFLLLAEDVIAYNKGEEIKLKPYSGALSIDFGKGVRKKDVYLLNLPEVKSAYKVLGVPTVSARFGTAPFFWNWGMQAFANFLPAEFLRDKNKVLKLVKFLYPFVRAIDGIAGECVSMRVDLDCSNGRSTIGLFSHKKYSVSMGYATAAFVLAVLEGSTQPGVWFPEEPEGIAIESRKVLLERASQGTTNFVMNKAPWMIETDPKEVGLGIYV from the exons ATGGCCACCGTGGTGAGGGCATGCATGCCGCTCCCCACCCCACCGGTCCCCGTCGCTTCCTCATCTGCCGCTCCCTCCACGGACGCGCAGCGGAGGTCCCCCGGCGCCCGCGTGCTCGTGCTCGGCGGCACTGGCCGCGCCGGGGgatccaccgccaccgcgctcTCCAAGCTCCGCCCCGACCTCAGCATCCTCATCGCCGGCAGGAACCG GGAGAAAGGTCAGTCTTTGGCTTCTAAACTTGGACACCAATCTGAGTTTGTCCAAGTTGATATTCGCAATACAAGCATGTTGGAGGAAGCACTAAATG ATGTGGATTTAGTTGTTCATGCTGCTGGACCTTTCCAAAGGGAGAATGAGTGCACTGTATTGCAGTCAGCAATAGCAACCAAG ACGgcatatattgatatttgtGATGACACGGACTATTCATGGAGAGCAAAAAGTTTTCATGAACAAGCAAAAGCTTGTGGTGTCCCAGCTATTACAGCTGCAGGCATCTATCCTGGAGTGAGCAATG TGATGGCTGCTGAGCTTGTCCATGCTGCCAGGAGTGAAGATGCTGGTGAACCTGAAAGACTAAG ATTCTTTTATTATACTGCAGGCTCTGGTGGTGCTGACCCAACAATATTGACAACGAGTTTTCTGCTTCTTGCGGAGGATGTAATCGCATATAACAAAG GGgaagaaataaaattgaaGCCCTACAGTGGAGCTCTCAGCATTGATTTTGGAAAAGGGGTCAGGAAGAAAGATGTTTACTTGCT GAATTTGCCAGAAGTGAAAAGTGCTTATAAGGTTTTAGGTGTCCCTACTGTCAGCGCTCGCTTTGGTACTGCTCCTTTCTTCTGGAATTGGGGAATGCAGGCCTTCGCAAACTTTTTACCTGCT GAGTTTTTGAGGGACAAAAACAAGGTCCTAAAATTGGTCAAATTTCTTTATCCGTTTGTTAGAGCTATCGATGGCATTGCAGGAGAGTGTGTTTCCATGAGA GTAGACTTAGATTGTTCAAATGGACGGAGTACTATCGGATTATTCTCTCATAAAAAGTATTCTGT ATCGATGGGCTATGCAACAGCGGCATTTGTTCTAGCAGTTCTTGAGGGCAGCACACAACCAGGCGTTTGGTTTCCAGAAGAG CCAGAGGGAATAGCAATTGAGTCAAGGAAGGTGCTCCTTGAGCGGGCATCTCAAGGAACAACAAACTTTGTGATGAACAA GGCACCCTGGATGATAGAGACTGATCCAAAGGAAGTTGGGCTGGGAATATATGTGTGA